A genomic stretch from Sulfobacillus thermosulfidooxidans includes:
- a CDS encoding cysteine peptidase family C39 domain-containing protein, producing MGLAKKSMIRLSDVPFHFQLASNDCAPACVLAIAEYYGISISLDELRRRLVTDPDRGTLLKYFSEGLSDIFDVSIGRQSLPRIEADLTPFIAFFSQQAHFVVVWHVHENGVTVGDPGVGVSTLSLSALLQHWDGITIVLRPRPHVPRQAVYKTRPISAAKIARELFRGRSGAIGIVAVPATLLGISNAFFSMIFPYYLSRLHLLALLTAAFILVDMGLSATTSWAYARSQRDLSYALVHQIEPVFERINKRFYTLGDGYTRFQDIQSLVGVVLGLARDLPYTVVIWIGAVGYLGRHHIGLVLVLIGLMILLLTGLTPFVLRVRDYLYQIRLRSARLNNELRRFWDGTSLDALMHAWDNLIQAVYRQTLWGIPVSSAVSQTSLLGILVVALLVGLGGDHAPYLAPLLSVVFLVNYVTSASHSLYQKYVAWQIARPSVYRLFDF from the coding sequence ATGGGGTTAGCAAAGAAATCCATGATTCGCCTTTCGGATGTTCCTTTTCATTTTCAATTGGCGTCCAACGATTGTGCACCAGCTTGTGTGTTAGCAATAGCGGAATATTATGGAATTTCGATTTCGCTCGATGAACTTAGACGGCGACTGGTAACCGATCCTGACCGCGGTACACTACTGAAATATTTTTCTGAGGGATTGTCTGATATTTTCGACGTCTCCATAGGCCGCCAGTCATTGCCGCGAATTGAGGCCGATCTTACCCCGTTTATTGCATTTTTTTCGCAACAAGCACATTTTGTGGTCGTCTGGCATGTTCATGAGAACGGTGTAACAGTCGGCGATCCGGGCGTTGGCGTGTCAACCTTGTCTCTCTCGGCCTTACTCCAACACTGGGACGGCATCACGATAGTTCTCCGACCTCGACCGCACGTCCCGCGGCAGGCGGTTTATAAGACCCGACCAATTTCTGCGGCCAAGATTGCCCGCGAACTCTTTCGCGGCAGGAGCGGGGCCATCGGCATTGTTGCAGTGCCCGCGACCCTCTTGGGCATATCCAATGCTTTCTTTTCTATGATTTTTCCGTATTATCTTTCCCGATTGCATCTGTTAGCGTTGCTCACGGCAGCGTTTATCCTAGTGGACATGGGCTTATCTGCCACTACGTCATGGGCTTATGCACGTTCTCAACGGGACTTGAGCTACGCGCTTGTCCATCAGATTGAACCGGTTTTTGAGCGAATTAATAAGCGATTTTATACGTTGGGGGATGGATATACTCGGTTTCAGGACATTCAAAGTCTCGTTGGTGTAGTTTTAGGCTTGGCTCGAGATTTGCCATACACCGTGGTGATTTGGATAGGGGCCGTGGGTTACTTGGGACGTCATCACATCGGGCTGGTATTGGTTCTCATCGGTCTCATGATTTTGTTGCTTACGGGCCTTACGCCCTTTGTCTTACGGGTTCGGGATTATCTTTATCAAATCCGCTTGCGTTCAGCTCGGCTAAACAACGAATTACGACGGTTCTGGGACGGCACGTCGCTGGATGCCCTTATGCATGCGTGGGACAACCTGATTCAGGCGGTTTATCGGCAAACACTGTGGGGGATTCCCGTGTCGTCAGCTGTCAGTCAAACATCATTGTTAGGGATTTTGGTCGTGGCCTTATTAGTTGGTTTAGGGGGTGATCATGCTCCTTATCTGGCTCCTTTACTTAGCGTCGTATTTTTGGTCAATTATGTGACGAGTGCCTCTCATAGCCTTTACCAGAAGTATGTGGCCTGGCAAATCGCCCGTCCCTCTGTCTATCGCTTATTCGACTTTTGA
- a CDS encoding MFS transporter has protein sequence MSKSTNAFAPLDHMPFNWFQWRSMITTGMGVFTDGYDLSSVGIVLTLVLASFGVHSLTGLQSSLLAGSALIGAAVGAVLFGFLGNRGRKAFYGWDVTIMAVGAILQAIVPNVDALIAVRFIMGIGIGADYVLSPVIMAEHANARDRGKTIAAGFGLTWGLGATTAAALYLALVAAHVPPGLIWRIVLGFGAVPALSVIALRRKMPETARFLGRIKGQADEARAVITQATQVTPPADWAVSADRRSFHEFWTTHGSRIIVASVLWFLFDMVAYSGILFGPSLIAKGLGLSPGTFQLLMEFAFVVPGALIALLLIDRWGRKPLQVLGFVGIAATLAAFGVYQQSSHAVPLFSLLLYGGYNLVSQAGPGSVSAAGMLGVELAPTKIRSVVQGVTVASGRVGASLSAFVFPALFHHWGESGAVGFLASIGLLAAGITLIGVPETRQRSLEDTARDADEPARHLSEAWAPDI, from the coding sequence ATGTCAAAATCAACAAACGCCTTTGCCCCGTTAGATCACATGCCCTTTAACTGGTTTCAATGGCGCTCCATGATCACTACCGGGATGGGCGTCTTCACGGATGGTTACGATTTATCGTCCGTGGGCATTGTTTTAACGTTGGTGTTGGCCAGTTTTGGGGTCCATTCGTTAACCGGACTGCAAAGCTCTCTCTTAGCCGGTTCCGCCTTAATTGGCGCAGCGGTCGGAGCCGTGCTGTTTGGATTCTTGGGCAACCGCGGTCGTAAAGCATTTTATGGCTGGGATGTGACCATTATGGCGGTGGGGGCAATCCTCCAAGCCATCGTGCCGAATGTGGACGCGTTAATTGCCGTGCGGTTTATCATGGGCATAGGGATTGGAGCGGATTATGTTCTGTCGCCCGTGATTATGGCGGAACATGCCAATGCCCGGGACCGCGGCAAAACCATCGCTGCCGGCTTCGGCTTGACGTGGGGACTCGGAGCCACCACGGCGGCGGCCTTGTACCTGGCCCTCGTCGCGGCCCACGTGCCTCCCGGCCTCATTTGGCGCATAGTGCTCGGATTTGGGGCCGTGCCAGCCCTGTCCGTTATTGCCCTGCGCCGTAAGATGCCTGAAACGGCCCGGTTTCTCGGCCGCATCAAGGGCCAAGCCGATGAGGCCCGAGCCGTGATCACACAGGCGACCCAGGTCACCCCGCCAGCGGACTGGGCGGTCTCGGCCGATCGCCGATCGTTCCACGAGTTTTGGACGACCCATGGTAGCCGCATCATCGTCGCGTCGGTCTTATGGTTTCTCTTTGATATGGTAGCATATTCTGGGATTCTTTTTGGTCCCTCCCTTATCGCGAAAGGGTTAGGACTCTCCCCGGGGACGTTTCAACTGCTCATGGAATTTGCGTTTGTCGTGCCCGGAGCCCTCATTGCCCTGCTATTGATCGATCGGTGGGGTCGCAAACCTCTACAGGTCTTGGGATTCGTGGGCATTGCGGCCACGTTAGCGGCGTTTGGGGTCTACCAACAAAGCAGCCACGCCGTACCGCTCTTCAGCTTGTTACTCTATGGGGGGTACAACCTGGTATCTCAAGCCGGTCCGGGATCGGTGTCCGCGGCGGGGATGTTGGGCGTGGAGTTAGCCCCCACCAAGATTCGGAGCGTGGTACAAGGCGTAACCGTCGCCTCCGGACGGGTAGGCGCCTCCCTCAGCGCATTTGTCTTTCCCGCGTTATTTCATCACTGGGGGGAATCGGGTGCCGTGGGATTTTTAGCGAGCATCGGGCTGCTTGCGGCAGGGATTACCCTGATCGGCGTTCCCGAAACGCGCCAGCGGTCGTTGGAAGACACGGCGCGAGATGCCGATGAGCCCGCCAGGCATCTAAGCGAAGCGTGGGCCCCCGATATTTGA
- a CDS encoding ABC transporter ATP-binding protein, whose product MHPNQPLLQLVACWKSYQLPDGRRRPVLGDVNFTIYPGEIILILGVSGSGKSTLARLLALWDPPDTGQILINGKPIRFCGSQPALTRRRIVLVPQHLALLPGETVWGNIYNILRWQMLQPIERLQRTWEMLDAVGLIHFRDQLAGTLSGGQQQRLALARALACQPEILIADEPTRSLDAQMVERIREIFRTFAVGSRSVVLISHLTMDEELATRTMKLVDGMLT is encoded by the coding sequence ATGCATCCTAACCAACCTCTCCTCCAATTAGTGGCATGCTGGAAATCATATCAGCTGCCAGATGGACGCCGTCGTCCGGTTTTAGGCGATGTCAATTTCACAATTTATCCTGGTGAAATTATTCTCATTCTTGGGGTTTCCGGTAGTGGGAAGTCCACCTTGGCGCGCTTGTTAGCATTATGGGATCCACCCGATACCGGCCAGATTTTAATAAACGGCAAACCTATACGGTTCTGTGGCTCCCAGCCTGCTTTGACCAGGCGGCGCATTGTCCTGGTTCCGCAGCATCTGGCCTTATTGCCGGGAGAAACAGTGTGGGGAAATATCTACAACATTCTCCGGTGGCAAATGCTCCAACCCATCGAACGGCTTCAACGCACGTGGGAAATGTTGGATGCCGTGGGCCTCATTCATTTTCGGGACCAACTCGCTGGGACACTATCGGGTGGTCAACAACAGCGATTGGCCTTGGCGCGGGCCCTAGCCTGTCAACCGGAAATTTTAATCGCGGACGAACCGACCCGATCGTTGGATGCGCAGATGGTGGAAAGGATTCGCGAAATTTTTCGGACATTCGCCGTGGGGAGCAGGAGTGTGGTTCTTATTAGCCATTTGACCATGGATGAGGAATTGGCCACACGCACGATGAAGCTTGTTGATGGGATGTTGACATGA